One Manihot esculenta cultivar AM560-2 chromosome 18, M.esculenta_v8, whole genome shotgun sequence genomic window carries:
- the LOC122722419 gene encoding uncharacterized protein LOC122722419 codes for MFREKQREKVVEGIGIGEIPIGQGLNQEIIIKRLGDTHWSSHTSTLINLIHLFSFVIDVLEYIGENGNDDPQRDEAIELLDVMSRFEFVFVLLLMRKILEITHDLSQVLQRRDQNIVNAMQLVKVSK; via the coding sequence ATGTTTCGGGAAAAGCAAAGAGAGAAAGTAGTTGAAGGGATTGGAATTGGAGAAATACCAATTGGACAAGGTTTAAACCAAGAGATAATAATAAAGAGATTAGGAGAtactcattggagttctcatactagtacattaattaatttgatacaTTTATTTTCATTTGTGATTGATGTTCTTGAGTATATTGGTGAAAATGGAAATGATGATCCACAAAGGGATGAAGCAATTGAGTTGCTAGATGTTATGAGTCGTTTTGAATTTGTTTTTGTGTTGCTTCTCATGAGAAAAATTTTGGAAATTACTCATGACTTATCTCAAGTTTTGCAAAGAAGGGATCAAAATATTGTAAATGCTATGCAGCTAGTTAAAGTTTCCAAATGA
- the LOC110607297 gene encoding purple acid phosphatase 2 encodes MKSTFVRNDDLSLDMPLDSDVFRVPPGYNAPQQVHITQGDYEANSVIVFWVTPDEPGSRTMIYWAENSELKNRVDGLVVKYKYFNYTSGYIHHCTIKDLEFDTKYYYQVGTGKASRRFWFITPPKSGPDVPYTFGLIGDLGQTHDSNQTLTHYEFNPIKGQTILFVGDLSYADDYPFHDNVRWDTWGRFIERNAVYQPWIWTAGNHELDFAPQFGEPMPFKPYLHRYHVPYTASGSASPLWYSIKRALTYIIVMSSYSAFGKYSPQYKWLEQELPKV; translated from the exons ATGAAAAGCACTTTTGTAAGAAACGATGACTTGTCTCTTGATATGCCTTTAGATAGCGATGTCTTTAGAGTACCTCCTGGTTATAATGCTCCTCAACAG GTTCATATAACACAAGGGGATTATGAAGCAAACAGTGTGATTGTCTTTTGGGTCACTCCAGATGAACCCGGTTCACGAACAATGATTTATTGGGCTGAAAATAGTGAGCTCAAGAATCGTGTAGATGGCTTAGTTGTTAAGTACAAGTACTTCAATTATACTTCTGGTTACATTCATCACTGCACCATCAAGGATTTGGAG TTTGACACTAAATATTACTATCAGGTTGGTACTGGAAAAGCAAGCAGGCGATTTTGGTTCATCACCCCTCCTAAATCTGGCCCAGATGTTCCTTATACTTTTGGCCTTATAG GGGATCTTGGCCAAACCCATGACTCCAATCAAACGCTTACCCATTATGAGTTTAATCCTATAAAGGGACAGACAATATTGTTCGTTGGAGACCTGTCCTATGCAGATGATTATCCATTTCATGACAATGTGAGGTGGGATACATGGGGAAGGTTTATTGAAAGGAATGCTGTCTATCAGCCTTGGATTTGGACCGCAGGGAATCATGAACTTGATTTTGCACCTCAATTT GGTGAACCTATGCCCTTCAAGCCTTATTTGCACAGATATCATGTCCCATATACTGCATCTGGAAGCGCATCTCCTCTTTGGTATTCCATAAAGAGAGCCTTAACATATATCATTGTCATGTCCTCTTACTCAGCATTTG GGAAGTACTCTCCACAATACAAATGGCTAGAACAGGAGCTGCCTAAAGTGTAG